A stretch of the Filimonas lacunae genome encodes the following:
- a CDS encoding flotillin family protein, protein MGALGGISLLILGGIVFLLFIVLFAFATFYKKIPQGKAIVRTGVGGGKVAFNKGMYVVPILHKMEIMDISVKKLQIDRLENEGLICKDNIRADIKVAFFVRVNKNIDDVLNVAQIIGTERASDTDTLRNLFEAKFSEALKTVGKKFDFIELYEARREFRTEILDIIGTDLNGYILDDCAIDYLEQTEIKYLSAQNILDSQGIKKITELTAEQNIKANLIRREEEKMIKKQDVEAREAILELDRQMAEKEEKQKREIDNIRARENAEIVKVREEERLKAQTVKIKTDESLAVQEENKLRQIIIAEKNKQRTDAVETERVEKDRALEATEREKIVTLAQIEKEKTVEVERKNIQDVIKERVRLEKGVVEEQQGVKDLEAFRAVEREKTVGITQASRQAEEKLIFTVKQAEAEKKAAEEKAKQLLIDAEAKKEAAVKDAEARKVLAEAKAREDAASGLSEAEVMIAKAEATERQGTADASVIEKIADAKRKEGLNQAEVTKEKALAEAVGIEEKAEAMKKLDAVGKSHEEFKLLLQKDKDIALAQINIQKDIADAQADVLSEALRSARIDIVGGETMFFQNIVNQVSNAKGFDRLINESENATQIKNALIGDSAGKGDLLERIRDFAGKYNISTNDIKNLTISSLILKMQQNSADEEDRSLLSQLASMAGNLGLSNKKL, encoded by the coding sequence ATGGGAGCGTTAGGCGGCATTTCTTTACTGATTCTTGGAGGCATTGTTTTTCTACTATTTATTGTCCTGTTTGCATTCGCCACATTTTACAAAAAGATACCACAAGGCAAGGCAATTGTGCGCACCGGCGTAGGTGGCGGCAAAGTGGCTTTTAACAAGGGTATGTACGTGGTACCTATTTTGCATAAGATGGAGATCATGGACATCTCTGTAAAAAAACTGCAGATTGACCGTTTGGAAAATGAAGGTCTGATTTGTAAAGACAATATCCGCGCAGATATTAAAGTGGCCTTTTTTGTGCGTGTAAACAAAAACATTGATGATGTGTTAAACGTGGCCCAGATTATTGGTACAGAAAGAGCTTCTGATACAGATACTTTACGCAATCTGTTTGAAGCCAAGTTTTCAGAAGCCCTGAAAACAGTGGGTAAGAAATTTGATTTTATTGAATTGTACGAGGCGCGCCGGGAATTCAGAACGGAAATTCTGGACATTATTGGTACCGATTTAAATGGTTATATCCTGGATGACTGTGCGATTGATTACCTGGAGCAAACGGAGATAAAATATCTCAGTGCACAGAATATCCTGGACTCGCAGGGTATTAAAAAGATTACCGAGTTAACTGCTGAGCAGAATATCAAGGCCAACCTCATCAGGCGGGAAGAGGAGAAGATGATTAAGAAGCAGGATGTAGAAGCACGCGAGGCCATATTAGAGTTGGACAGGCAGATGGCGGAGAAAGAAGAAAAGCAGAAGCGTGAAATTGATAATATCCGCGCCCGTGAAAATGCAGAGATTGTGAAAGTGCGGGAGGAAGAGCGTTTGAAAGCTCAAACGGTTAAGATAAAAACCGATGAATCGCTGGCTGTACAGGAAGAGAACAAGCTGCGCCAGATTATTATTGCCGAGAAGAACAAGCAAAGAACTGATGCAGTGGAAACTGAACGTGTAGAAAAGGATCGTGCACTGGAAGCTACAGAAAGGGAAAAGATTGTAACACTGGCCCAGATAGAGAAAGAGAAGACCGTAGAGGTAGAGCGTAAGAATATCCAGGATGTGATTAAAGAGCGCGTTCGTTTGGAGAAAGGTGTGGTAGAAGAACAGCAGGGCGTAAAAGACCTGGAAGCCTTCCGTGCGGTAGAGCGTGAAAAAACGGTGGGTATTACACAGGCCAGTCGCCAGGCAGAAGAAAAATTAATCTTTACTGTAAAGCAGGCAGAAGCAGAGAAGAAAGCAGCAGAAGAAAAAGCGAAGCAATTGCTGATTGATGCAGAAGCGAAGAAAGAAGCGGCGGTGAAAGATGCAGAAGCACGTAAAGTGCTGGCCGAAGCGAAGGCGCGGGAAGATGCAGCTTCTGGTTTATCTGAAGCAGAGGTAATGATTGCCAAGGCAGAAGCTACCGAAAGACAGGGTACAGCAGATGCATCGGTGATTGAAAAAATAGCAGATGCTAAACGTAAAGAGGGCTTAAATCAGGCCGAGGTAACCAAAGAGAAAGCGCTGGCAGAAGCGGTGGGTATTGAAGAGAAAGCAGAGGCAATGAAAAAGCTGGATGCCGTGGGCAAGTCGCACGAAGAATTCAAATTGTTGCTGCAGAAGGATAAAGACATTGCACTGGCGCAGATCAACATTCAGAAAGATATTGCCGATGCACAGGCCGATGTATTGTCAGAAGCATTACGTTCTGCCAGAATTGATATTGTAGGTGGAGAAACGATGTTCTTTCAAAATATTGTTAACCAGGTGTCTAATGCCAAAGGCTTTGATCGTCTGATTAATGAAAGTGAAAACGCTACGCAGATTAAGAATGCTTTAATAGGTGATAGCGCTGGTAAAGGCGATTTGCTGGAACGTATCCGCGACTTTGCTGGTAAGTATAACATCTCTACCAACGATATTAAAAACCTGACCATATCCAGTCTGATCCTGAAGATGCAGCAGAACAGTGCAGATGAGGAAGACCGCTCCTTGTTATCACAACTGGCCAGTATGGCCGGCAACCTGGGCCTGTCTAATAAAAAGCTGTAA
- a CDS encoding DNA repair ATPase, whose amino-acid sequence MMAETEKNTKDVLDSGTYEIIRNRLAGQRLELAQRLAKLNAARKEIFSSSGFQLVANQRITTENNGIARGIMAFGNLTLFAYNVHFGLREDIRLSDVFSIYQFTGDHFEPQPLTLIEDAGFVTDFTNLYKYYRDSIFARFVKTENFLYMIFQTSKSPDDRKAFKWLIKNNQLVYVDDRSVHEVRKAPQHDFEWVKTDLSHRRLGAHPHISVLDKVFIEAVHGDITFKIENNTDTGQGIFSEPVLNKDQQLDDAEYYYADLGNLIAIKIKPYQEDFRSYIFNVRTKQALPIARLLDAGVLLPDNQGVIFSNGYYLQNGECKIFESDITGLEFVQSIASPNGEDFLYVFYQKVTNTYVLMSYNMIVQQVETPIICSGFTVFDDGMLVYFKSEQEAVRHHQVQIWQTPYTLVLQENAAMSSNVLYKIGNKDIVNAMSESQEVIQLLQKEDSYEGLYEDIYKRTGDIVDSYFWIKQSETFDIATPLLQIRDIANTAIDEFAKVQAQRKHARDVLAAMQERVNKLVFDIKNTVVTSLDQLVGLLSQTRSMQGAVLDLLNVKYIDADAVNGLKETLQQYNISLSQDTIQFLLKEEAMAPYEARVVTQKQAVAAVTKVIDAQAIEAAVKGIAGELEMLIDILNSLKIEDTTQTTRIVEKVSLIFASLNEVKAELARAISVLRTKEQTGEFYAQMTLLDQSVVNFLDFATSPEKCEDYLTKISVQIEELESKFADFEEFVLKIADKRDEVLKAFNGKKELLIAMINKRTSSLEQIGIRVLKNIENKAQSFDSKESIYAFFSTDMMIDKVRNLVEELKELGDVAKAENLENLVKVSRETALRNLKDKTDLFADGQNIIALGTHKFVVSRQVLDLTIVRRNDQLFYHLIGTSFYKQVTAEALYQYRSIWEQELIAENNTVYRAEYLAYQALQERVQQDAQWGYEAFINDKTERDYAAAYLKGVHNTDAIRIYEALMTLQEALGILQYAPAVRVAAQLFWFQLEEGVRNKLLQLISAAHAIKESFPESRQNAFVENEIAAQYRNVPTTHATVTAEEVAGYLYLEFSGAQHFTCSQQALQLKKQFTAFLQEKKRTDLFQQELKNPAFDTAERFHIIQNWLLAFVQAQQVAIDKQYVEEAVCLLLFTHHSYQERPASDELLLEGLKGSHAVIQEGKYTLRYHAFIQKLREYNQLVVPAYSAFNQQKEQLVQSYRQQLKIREFEPKVLSSFVRNRLINEVYFPLIGANLAKQIGAAGDDKRTARMGMLLLLSPPGYGKTTLMEYLAKTMGLHFVKINGPTIGHHITSIDPMEATTSGAREELKKINLAFEMADNVMLYVDDIQHCNPEFLQKFISLADGQRKMDGIFEGDSKTYDLRGKRFCVVMAGNPYTESGEQFKIPDMLANRADVYNLGDVIGASGYLFNLSLVENAVAENAYLQRIAGRSFDDLYKLVTYVESSSDMLPELEGNYNRQEIDDAIAVLKSILYIRDIVIKANREYIASAAMKDAYRVEPGFKLQGSYRNMNKLAGKVVPLMNAEEVNTLVRSHYEGESQTLTSDAEANLLKLKEIAGFLTPEEAVRWNQIKDIFRKNNQFSGMEANDTSGQMLLQLSAFNQHLEAIAKAISKASS is encoded by the coding sequence ATGATGGCGGAAACTGAAAAAAACACAAAAGACGTACTGGATTCAGGAACGTATGAAATTATCCGTAACCGCTTAGCCGGTCAGCGCCTGGAACTGGCGCAGCGCCTGGCTAAGCTGAATGCGGCCCGTAAAGAGATATTCAGCTCTTCGGGGTTTCAGCTGGTGGCTAACCAGCGCATCACCACAGAAAATAATGGTATTGCCAGGGGCATTATGGCCTTTGGCAATCTTACCCTCTTTGCCTATAATGTTCACTTTGGTTTACGGGAAGATATCAGGCTCAGTGATGTGTTCAGCATTTACCAGTTTACCGGCGATCATTTTGAGCCACAGCCTTTAACGCTGATAGAAGATGCCGGCTTTGTTACCGATTTTACCAACCTGTATAAGTATTACCGCGATTCTATTTTTGCCCGGTTTGTAAAAACGGAAAACTTCCTGTACATGATTTTTCAAACCAGTAAAAGTCCTGACGACCGGAAGGCTTTTAAATGGTTGATTAAAAACAATCAGCTGGTATATGTAGATGATCGCAGTGTACACGAAGTAAGGAAAGCGCCGCAGCACGATTTTGAATGGGTGAAAACCGATTTAAGCCATCGTCGCCTGGGGGCGCACCCGCATATTTCGGTACTGGATAAAGTGTTTATTGAAGCGGTGCATGGCGATATTACTTTCAAAATTGAGAACAATACCGATACCGGGCAGGGCATTTTTTCCGAGCCGGTGCTGAATAAAGACCAGCAGCTGGATGATGCGGAATATTACTATGCCGATCTGGGCAATCTCATTGCCATTAAAATAAAGCCCTACCAGGAGGACTTCCGCAGCTATATTTTCAACGTGCGCACGAAGCAGGCGCTGCCTATTGCCCGGTTGCTGGATGCCGGCGTTTTACTGCCCGATAACCAGGGTGTTATTTTTTCGAATGGTTATTACCTGCAAAATGGTGAGTGCAAGATTTTTGAATCGGATATTACCGGTTTAGAGTTTGTGCAAAGCATTGCTTCGCCCAACGGGGAAGACTTTTTGTATGTGTTTTACCAGAAGGTAACCAACACCTACGTGCTGATGTCGTACAACATGATTGTGCAGCAGGTAGAAACGCCTATCATCTGTAGCGGGTTTACGGTGTTTGATGATGGCATGCTGGTGTATTTTAAATCGGAGCAGGAAGCGGTAAGGCATCACCAGGTGCAGATATGGCAAACGCCTTACACACTGGTGTTGCAGGAAAATGCGGCTATGAGCAGCAACGTGCTGTACAAAATTGGCAACAAAGACATCGTGAACGCCATGAGCGAAAGCCAGGAGGTGATTCAGCTGTTGCAAAAGGAAGACAGTTACGAAGGGCTGTATGAAGATATCTATAAAAGAACCGGTGATATTGTTGATTCCTATTTCTGGATAAAGCAATCCGAAACTTTTGATATAGCCACTCCTTTATTGCAGATACGGGATATAGCAAACACGGCTATAGACGAGTTTGCCAAAGTGCAGGCACAGCGCAAGCATGCGCGGGATGTGCTGGCTGCAATGCAGGAGCGGGTGAACAAGCTGGTGTTTGACATTAAGAACACCGTGGTTACTTCACTGGACCAGCTGGTGGGCCTGTTATCGCAAACACGCAGCATGCAGGGCGCGGTGCTAGACCTGCTGAATGTAAAGTATATAGATGCGGATGCTGTAAACGGCTTAAAAGAAACCCTGCAGCAGTATAACATTAGCCTGTCGCAGGATACCATTCAGTTTTTGCTGAAAGAGGAAGCTATGGCGCCTTATGAGGCCCGGGTGGTAACGCAAAAGCAGGCGGTGGCGGCAGTAACCAAGGTCATTGATGCGCAGGCCATAGAAGCAGCAGTAAAGGGCATTGCCGGTGAACTGGAAATGCTCATTGATATACTCAACAGCCTGAAGATAGAAGACACCACACAAACCACGCGGATAGTGGAAAAGGTGTCACTGATATTTGCCAGTCTCAATGAAGTAAAGGCTGAGCTGGCGCGTGCTATTTCCGTACTGCGCACCAAAGAGCAAACCGGTGAGTTTTATGCGCAGATGACCCTGCTGGATCAAAGCGTAGTGAACTTTCTCGACTTTGCTACCTCGCCTGAAAAGTGTGAGGATTATCTTACGAAGATCAGTGTGCAGATAGAAGAGCTGGAAAGCAAGTTTGCCGACTTTGAAGAGTTTGTGTTGAAGATTGCTGATAAACGGGATGAAGTGCTGAAAGCTTTCAACGGCAAAAAAGAACTGCTGATTGCAATGATTAACAAACGCACTTCTTCGCTGGAGCAGATAGGCATCAGGGTGTTGAAGAACATAGAGAACAAAGCGCAGAGCTTCGATAGCAAGGAAAGCATCTATGCTTTCTTTTCTACCGATATGATGATTGACAAGGTGCGCAACCTGGTAGAAGAGCTGAAAGAGCTGGGGGATGTGGCGAAGGCCGAAAACCTGGAAAACCTGGTGAAGGTATCGCGGGAAACTGCTTTGCGTAACCTGAAGGATAAAACGGACTTGTTTGCAGATGGCCAGAACATCATTGCCCTGGGCACGCACAAGTTTGTGGTAAGCAGGCAGGTGCTGGATTTAACCATTGTGCGCCGGAACGATCAGTTATTCTACCACCTTATCGGCACCAGCTTTTACAAGCAGGTAACCGCAGAAGCACTGTACCAGTACCGCAGTATCTGGGAGCAGGAACTGATTGCAGAAAACAACACGGTATACCGTGCGGAATACCTGGCTTACCAGGCTTTGCAGGAACGCGTGCAGCAGGATGCGCAGTGGGGCTATGAAGCTTTTATCAACGATAAAACAGAACGGGATTATGCAGCGGCTTATTTAAAAGGCGTGCATAACACCGATGCTATACGTATATACGAGGCGTTGATGACGCTACAGGAAGCGCTGGGTATTCTACAGTATGCACCGGCGGTGCGTGTGGCGGCGCAGCTATTCTGGTTTCAGCTGGAGGAGGGTGTGCGGAATAAATTACTGCAACTGATTTCCGCTGCCCATGCTATTAAAGAAAGCTTCCCCGAAAGCAGGCAGAATGCTTTTGTAGAAAATGAGATTGCCGCACAGTACCGCAATGTACCCACCACGCATGCAACCGTTACCGCAGAAGAGGTTGCGGGTTACCTGTACCTGGAATTTTCAGGGGCTCAGCATTTTACCTGTAGCCAGCAGGCGTTGCAGCTGAAAAAGCAATTCACCGCGTTTTTACAGGAGAAGAAACGTACAGACCTGTTTCAGCAGGAGTTGAAGAATCCTGCTTTTGATACTGCCGAGCGTTTTCATATCATACAAAACTGGTTGCTGGCCTTTGTACAGGCGCAACAGGTGGCAATAGACAAACAGTATGTAGAAGAAGCGGTTTGTTTGTTGCTGTTTACGCATCACTCTTACCAGGAAAGGCCTGCTTCTGACGAGCTGTTGCTGGAAGGATTAAAAGGTAGTCATGCAGTGATACAGGAGGGTAAGTATACGCTTCGCTATCATGCGTTCATTCAAAAACTGCGTGAATATAATCAGTTGGTAGTGCCGGCTTACAGTGCTTTTAATCAACAGAAAGAGCAGCTGGTGCAAAGCTATCGTCAGCAGTTGAAGATAAGAGAGTTTGAGCCCAAGGTGTTAAGCTCGTTTGTGCGTAACCGGTTGATTAACGAAGTGTATTTTCCTTTGATAGGCGCAAACCTGGCCAAGCAGATTGGCGCGGCGGGGGATGATAAGCGCACGGCCCGCATGGGCATGTTGCTGCTGTTATCGCCGCCGGGTTATGGTAAAACCACGCTGATGGAATACCTGGCCAAAACCATGGGCCTGCATTTTGTGAAGATCAATGGCCCTACCATCGGGCATCACATCACCTCTATCGATCCGATGGAGGCTACCACCTCCGGCGCCAGGGAAGAGCTGAAAAAGATTAACCTAGCGTTTGAAATGGCCGATAACGTGATGTTGTATGTGGATGACATACAACACTGTAATCCGGAGTTTTTACAGAAGTTTATTTCGCTGGCCGATGGACAGCGTAAGATGGATGGCATATTTGAAGGCGACAGTAAAACCTACGACTTACGCGGCAAGCGCTTTTGCGTAGTGATGGCGGGTAACCCTTACACCGAAAGTGGCGAGCAGTTTAAAATTCCAGACATGCTGGCCAACCGTGCCGACGTATATAACCTGGGCGATGTAATTGGTGCATCGGGTTATTTGTTTAACCTGAGCCTGGTAGAGAATGCCGTAGCAGAGAATGCTTATTTGCAACGCATTGCCGGTCGCAGCTTCGACGATTTGTATAAACTGGTCACCTATGTAGAAAGCAGCAGTGACATGCTGCCCGAACTGGAAGGTAATTATAACCGCCAGGAGATAGATGATGCTATTGCGGTGTTAAAAAGCATCTTGTATATCCGTGATATTGTAATAAAAGCCAACCGCGAATATATTGCCAGTGCAGCGATGAAAGATGCGTACCGTGTAGAACCCGGTTTTAAATTACAGGGATCGTACCGGAACATGAACAAGCTGGCAGGCAAAGTGGTGCCGCTGATGAATGCAGAAGAAGTGAACACCTTAGTTCGCTCGCATTACGAAGGCGAATCGCAAACGCTTACTTCTGATGCCGAAGCCAACCTGCTGAAGTTGAAAGAAATAGCCGGTTTCCTTACTCCGGAAGAAGCCGTGCGGTGGAACCAGATTAAAGACATCTTCCGCAAAAACAACCAGTTCAGCGGCATGGAAGCCAATGATACTTCTGGTCAGATGTTGTTGCAGCTCAGTGCTTTTAACCAGCACCTGGAAGCGATAGCGAAGGCGATTAGTAAGGCAAGTAGTTAA
- a CDS encoding DUF7003 family protein, translating to MQPTNTKTDSSFSAQSILKQLDACAAEFNYPVLDNGYIYPANSRLSVYGDAARWVLLIEVVGYHYRMRGHGGIENCLYFFGNCLPFEPGMQNFNMFTFTSDSDEGETFTGDALNPAVGSMLLNGKKVPVSHDPEYYTSRGVQLANAPEVKIWEFVRAINVDYEEEFLALEEEIRSRIPDDLPLMVRMDNWYHNDLAAGEKPSENETFQMLAHMLEKGDVELYQPTKPANNHWTNWPVGGTL from the coding sequence ATGCAACCGACCAATACAAAAACTGATTCATCTTTTTCTGCCCAAAGTATCTTAAAACAATTAGATGCGTGTGCTGCTGAATTTAATTATCCTGTGTTAGATAACGGTTACATTTATCCGGCTAACTCGCGCCTGTCAGTATATGGAGATGCCGCCAGGTGGGTGTTGCTGATAGAGGTGGTGGGGTATCATTACCGTATGAGAGGGCATGGTGGAATTGAAAATTGCCTTTATTTCTTTGGCAACTGTTTGCCTTTTGAGCCTGGAATGCAAAACTTCAACATGTTTACCTTTACCAGTGATAGCGATGAGGGCGAAACCTTTACCGGGGATGCGCTGAACCCGGCTGTGGGCTCTATGCTATTAAATGGCAAAAAGGTGCCTGTTTCTCATGACCCGGAATATTATACCAGCCGTGGCGTGCAGCTGGCAAATGCACCTGAAGTTAAGATATGGGAATTTGTACGTGCTATAAACGTAGACTATGAAGAGGAGTTTTTGGCGCTGGAGGAAGAGATCAGAAGTAGAATTCCGGACGATCTGCCATTGATGGTAAGAATGGATAACTGGTATCATAACGATCTGGCAGCCGGCGAAAAACCTTCTGAAAATGAAACTTTTCAAATGTTGGCCCATATGCTGGAAAAGGGAGATGTGGAATTGTATCAACCTACGAAACCTGCTAATAATCATTGGACAAACTGGCCTGTGGGGGGAACTTTGTAG
- a CDS encoding RNA polymerase sigma-70 factor gives MEYQLWSDKELLAACAQDRIQAFNVLFDRYSGKLYQYALSYVKDEHMAEEAMMDVLLWIWNKRQELSIEGEFNSYVFRAVKNATIKVLRKKALAAASMEEVENDARFATEHADQLLQHKELEQQYINSLSQLSPQRRLVFAMSREGNLSHAEIASKLDLSVNTVKNHIKASLSHFREQMDQYSHILLPLGMLLLLR, from the coding sequence ATGGAATATCAACTTTGGTCGGACAAAGAGTTATTGGCAGCATGTGCGCAGGATCGCATACAGGCCTTTAATGTGTTGTTCGACAGGTATTCCGGTAAGTTATATCAGTATGCGCTCAGCTACGTAAAAGATGAACACATGGCCGAAGAGGCGATGATGGATGTGCTGCTGTGGATATGGAACAAACGGCAGGAGCTTTCTATAGAAGGCGAGTTTAACAGCTATGTGTTTCGTGCAGTAAAAAATGCCACTATCAAAGTGTTACGCAAAAAGGCGCTGGCAGCTGCATCGATGGAAGAAGTAGAAAACGATGCCCGTTTTGCCACGGAGCATGCCGATCAGTTGTTACAACATAAAGAGCTGGAACAGCAGTATATCAATAGCCTTTCCCAATTAAGTCCGCAGCGCCGGCTGGTGTTTGCTATGAGCCGCGAGGGCAACCTGTCGCATGCAGAAATAGCCAGCAAGCTTGATCTTTCTGTCAACACCGTAAAAAATCATATCAAAGCATCTCTAAGTCATTTCCGCGAGCAGATGGATCAGTATAGTCATATCCTGTTGCCATTGGGTATGCTGCTATTGTTACGCTAA
- a CDS encoding FecR family protein — MSIQITPELLEKYYSGNCTGQERREVQVFLQKPESEALLNQWLEQREAGDRVTFEADATIHPQSEAWRQRFYEQAGIAPASEQPAPVRNMRWLKQAAIWAGVALTGLVFLLLQRRQIAAPPQLAWIEKVNHNGQRAKIILANSSVVYLGAGSSLRFPQKFEATTREIYLTGEAFFEIGADKQKPFIVHSQQWQTQVLGTSFKIEAFAGVPFTVQVATGKVRVEEVTATGSRPVAVLAQGERAVCYEGQSWKDRVPANEVTAWKEARLSFNNQSLEAITTVLERWYNKEIVFTKKAKAKEKLTLILDASAPPEKVFKLLASAAHFRYTIEDKQIIIH; from the coding sequence ATGTCAATACAGATAACGCCGGAGTTATTGGAAAAATATTATTCCGGTAACTGTACCGGCCAGGAAAGGCGGGAGGTGCAGGTGTTTTTACAAAAGCCGGAATCGGAAGCATTGCTGAACCAATGGCTGGAACAACGGGAAGCGGGCGATCGGGTAACCTTTGAAGCAGATGCCACTATACATCCGCAAAGTGAGGCCTGGCGCCAACGGTTTTATGAACAGGCAGGTATTGCCCCAGCGAGTGAGCAGCCGGCTCCGGTGCGTAACATGCGCTGGTTAAAGCAGGCGGCTATATGGGCAGGGGTGGCGTTGACCGGCCTGGTGTTTTTGCTGCTGCAACGCAGGCAAATAGCAGCACCTCCGCAATTAGCCTGGATAGAGAAAGTAAACCATAACGGGCAGCGTGCTAAAATAATACTGGCCAATAGTAGTGTAGTATATCTGGGGGCTGGAAGCTCCTTACGTTTTCCACAAAAGTTTGAAGCGACAACCCGCGAAATATATTTAACAGGAGAAGCTTTTTTTGAAATAGGAGCTGATAAGCAAAAGCCTTTTATTGTACATAGCCAGCAATGGCAAACACAGGTGCTGGGTACCTCCTTTAAAATAGAAGCTTTTGCAGGAGTGCCTTTTACTGTGCAGGTAGCTACGGGTAAGGTGCGTGTAGAGGAAGTGACGGCTACGGGTAGCAGGCCGGTGGCTGTGCTGGCGCAGGGTGAGCGGGCTGTTTGTTATGAGGGGCAATCGTGGAAAGACCGGGTGCCCGCCAATGAAGTAACTGCCTGGAAAGAGGCGCGTTTAAGCTTTAATAATCAATCACTGGAAGCCATCACCACCGTGCTGGAACGTTGGTACAATAAAGAGATCGTTTTTACTAAAAAGGCCAAAGCAAAAGAGAAACTAACGCTGATACTGGATGCCAGTGCGCCGCCCGAAAAAGTGTTTAAACTGCTGGCATCGGCTGCACATTTCAGATACACCATAGAAGACAAGCAAATTATTATTCATTAA